ACTCTTATGCAGACAAGTGGTTTGAAGAGATTAGAAAACATCCCGAGCGTTTTTTAATAGACAAAGATAATATTAATCCACAGCTGAAAGATATTTTAAATGAAATTGGTGATGTTAAAGGTAAAAAAGTTTTGGAATATGGTTCAGGAAGAGGAGAGTTTTCAGTTTATCTTTCGAAACTAGGCGCTGATGTTGTAGGTATAGATATTGGTGAAAATCTTGTAAAACTTGCAAGAGTTATTGCTGAAGTAAATGATGTAAAATGTACCTTCATAGTTCACAACGTTGAGAGTCTTCCATTTGATGTGGAGCAGTTTGATTTCGTTGTGGGAAGAAAAGTACTTCATCATTTATCCAAAAAAGGTTTATCCAAAGCCTTAGAGGAAGCGCATAGAGTATTAAAAGCAAATGGTAAAGCTGTGTTTATAGAGCCTGTGGAAAACAGCAAAGTCTTTGATTTTTTACAGAATTTATTTCCTGTGGGTTCTGAGGCGTTAGGTAATTACCGTCCTTCTATTCTGAATAGAAGAGAATGGAATAAATACTTAAAGGTTAGAGACGATCGGGCTTTGTCCAATATGGAATTGCTTGAAGCAGGTAAATTATATAGTAAAGTGGAATTCAAAAAGTATTATGGCTTATTAGTCAGGCTCGGCAGACTTTTTCCTTCTGAAAGATTCGTGAGCATCTTGAATAAGATAGATGTTTTGCTAACTAACAATCATTCTCCGTTGAAATACCTTAGCCAGGCAGTAATGGTTGTTTATACTAAATAATCATCAAAGATTGGTTATGAAAATTTTAGCGATAGTCCCTGCAAGGGGAAATTCTAAGGGAATAAGAAGAAAAAATTTAAGGCTATTTAATGGAAAGCCATTAGTTAGTTATGTCATATCAACTTTGAAAAAAGTTTCGAATATAGATGATATTGTTGTTACTTCCGAAGACGATGAAATTCTCAATTATTGTTTAAGCCTTGGAGTAAAAGTTCATAAAAGACCTTCTCTTCTTTCATCTGACGACGTAACATTGGATCCGGTCGTTTATGAAGCTTACAATTGGTATAGAAGTAAATTTGGTGAAGTTGAATGTGTGCTAACTGTTCAGCCTACTTCTCCTCTAATCTCTGAGAATACTATTGAAAGTGCAATTAGGAAGTTTCTTGAAGGAGATGTTGACACGATAATTTCAGTTATTGATGACACGCATTTGTCCTGGAGGAAAATTGGAGAAGAATATTTCCCTGAGTTTACAGAAAGATTGAATAGGCAATACCTTAGCAAGAGGTTGAGGGAAACTGGAGCATTTTTGATAACGAAAAGTTCTTTTGTCACCAGCAAAAATAGGATTGGCAATAAGCTCTACTTTTTTGAAGTTCCTCCTGAGGAATCATTAGATATTGATGAAACTTTGGATTGGTTAATAGGTGAAACACTCGCAAACCGTTTGAAAATTTTAATAGTTACTTTTGGAAATAAAAGTGTAGGAACAGGTCATTTTAGCAGAACTCTTAGTTTAGCAGATGCTTTCCTTGGACACGATGTTGAATTTGCATTAGTTGATAGTGATGACATATTTAGTGAACTATTGCAATTTTATGGATATTCCTATAAAAAAGTTAAACTTGAAGAGGTTAAATCTTTAATTAGAGGTGGTAACTTTAACCTGGTAATTAATGATATTCTTGATACTACGAGAGAGTATATGGAAGGTATTAAAGAACTTGGGGTTTTTGTTGTGAATTTTGAAGATTTGGGAGAAGGTTCAAAATTAGCCAACATTGTTTTTAACGATATGTATGGAGGTTTTGAAATTCCTGATAATTATAGGGTAGGTTATAAATATGCTGTCCTGAACGAGGATTTCTTGGTCCAGCCCCCAAATAGTTTTAGCGAAATCGTAAAAAATGTATTGATTTCTTTTGGTGGCGTTGATCAAAATAATTTGACTCTTAAGACCCTCTCATCTATAAAGGACTTAATAAAACAAAGGGATATAAGCGTAAAGATCATTGTAGGTTCGCTTTATTCTCACTTTGAGGAACTGGAAGATTTTATAAGTACATTTAACCTTTCATCTTATGTGAGTGTTTTACATAATGTGAAGAGTATGGCATCTGAAATGAATGGGGTCGATCTGGGCTTTACTTCGAATGGAAGAACTGTTTATGAGTTAGCTTCTATGAGGATACCAGTTATAAGCATTGCCCAAAAC
This Caldisericum sp. DNA region includes the following protein-coding sequences:
- a CDS encoding class I SAM-dependent methyltransferase — encoded protein: MNYSENNSFRQDRWNSYADKWFEEIRKHPERFLIDKDNINPQLKDILNEIGDVKGKKVLEYGSGRGEFSVYLSKLGADVVGIDIGENLVKLARVIAEVNDVKCTFIVHNVESLPFDVEQFDFVVGRKVLHHLSKKGLSKALEEAHRVLKANGKAVFIEPVENSKVFDFLQNLFPVGSEALGNYRPSILNRREWNKYLKVRDDRALSNMELLEAGKLYSKVEFKKYYGLLVRLGRLFPSERFVSILNKIDVLLTNNHSPLKYLSQAVMVVYTK